One region of Rubinisphaera margarita genomic DNA includes:
- a CDS encoding ROK family protein produces the protein MSERKWIGFDLGGTKMLCAVFDEKMRDLGRERKKTKGFLGPDAGIERIIKCIYEAVENSGVPLSEIAGIGIGCPGPIQPKKGILLEAPNLGWKNVAVAERLNKEFKKPVMVINDVDAGVYGEYLFGAGQGAESLLGVFPGTGIGGGFVQNGVIFQGAKISCMEIGHIPTVPDGPIASAGLPGSLEAVASRLAMSALIAQASYRGQAPTIAESAGTDLANIRSGLLAEALKKEEPMVVEIMSRAVTQLGRSIAGFVHMLAPERIVLGGGLVEAMPDFFSKKIKEGMKQWLLPAYRDASEVVVAKLGDDAGIRGAAAWVRKNIESEPGTSN, from the coding sequence GTGAGTGAACGGAAATGGATTGGGTTCGATCTCGGCGGCACGAAGATGCTCTGCGCCGTATTCGACGAAAAGATGCGAGATCTGGGACGAGAGCGAAAAAAGACCAAGGGGTTCCTTGGTCCCGACGCCGGTATCGAACGGATCATCAAATGCATTTATGAAGCCGTGGAGAACTCCGGCGTCCCCCTGAGCGAGATCGCAGGGATCGGAATTGGCTGCCCGGGTCCGATTCAGCCGAAAAAAGGCATCCTGCTTGAGGCTCCCAATCTTGGCTGGAAGAACGTCGCGGTCGCTGAGCGACTGAATAAAGAGTTCAAGAAGCCGGTTATGGTCATCAACGATGTCGATGCCGGGGTTTATGGTGAATATCTGTTTGGAGCGGGCCAGGGAGCGGAAAGCCTGCTCGGTGTCTTCCCGGGAACGGGGATCGGCGGCGGATTCGTTCAGAACGGGGTCATCTTTCAGGGGGCGAAGATCTCGTGCATGGAAATCGGACATATTCCGACCGTGCCCGATGGTCCAATCGCGTCCGCCGGACTGCCCGGCTCTCTTGAAGCGGTTGCCAGCCGACTCGCGATGAGTGCGCTGATCGCCCAGGCATCCTACCGTGGACAGGCCCCGACAATCGCCGAGAGCGCCGGAACGGATCTGGCCAACATCCGGAGCGGTCTTCTGGCTGAGGCATTGAAGAAAGAGGAACCGATGGTGGTCGAGATCATGTCTCGAGCCGTCACCCAGCTTGGTCGCAGCATCGCGGGCTTTGTCCATATGTTAGCCCCCGAACGGATTGTCCTCGGCGGCGGACTTGTCGAAGCGATGCCCGATTTCTTCAGCAAGAAGATCAAGGAAGGCATGAAGCAGTGGCTGCTCCCGGCTTACCGGGATGCCTCCGAGGTCGTCGTCGCCAAGCTGGGCGATGATGCCGGCATCCGCGGGGCGGCTGCCTGGGTTCGTAAGAACATCGAGAGTGAACCCGGGACTTCGAACTGA
- a CDS encoding response regulator, protein MKTVFTTGEAAKICKVSQQTIIRCFDSGQLKGFRVPGSKFRRIPRDVLFKFMRENGIPTDALESGKRKALVVDDDQELVELIRDVLESDGRFEVRVANNGFDAGMMVKEYHPDVIVLDVMLPDINGKEVCQRVRSDSSMDDVRIICISGMVEREKIEELKEAGANDFLQKPFDVETLMNRVCKLLDVEPVGV, encoded by the coding sequence ATGAAGACTGTATTTACGACGGGTGAAGCAGCGAAGATCTGCAAGGTTAGCCAGCAGACGATCATTCGTTGCTTCGATTCCGGCCAGCTGAAAGGATTTCGGGTCCCCGGCTCCAAGTTTCGCCGTATTCCGCGGGACGTGCTCTTCAAGTTCATGCGGGAAAATGGCATCCCGACGGACGCCCTTGAGAGCGGAAAACGCAAAGCCCTGGTGGTCGACGACGATCAGGAACTGGTAGAACTGATTCGCGATGTCCTCGAATCGGATGGCCGATTCGAAGTCCGCGTCGCCAACAACGGGTTCGACGCCGGTATGATGGTTAAAGAGTACCATCCGGATGTGATTGTCCTGGATGTGATGCTCCCGGATATTAATGGCAAAGAAGTCTGTCAGCGGGTTCGCAGCGACTCCAGCATGGACGATGTTCGGATCATCTGCATCAGCGGGATGGTCGAACGCGAGAAGATCGAAGAACTCAAGGAAGCCGGTGCCAACGACTTCCTGCAGAAGCCGTTCGACGTGGAAACTCTGATGAACCGCGTCTGCAAGCTTCTCGATGTGGAACCGGTCGGCGTTTAA
- a CDS encoding sensor histidine kinase, whose product MESGGDNRTSETLTPDARHLAALMQFSAAAGHEINNPLAVILGRVYLLLKDEADPVRRQSLETIAGQAGRIRDMIGDVMLFADPPPPDPVELDATQIVREVMDRQQKIARQQYGRTPEIELKADKSISVHADRDQFATVVGELLRNALHPTVEADHITVHLTADEESLHLQISDNGRGMSEEERQHLFDPFYSGRQAGRGLGFGLSKAWQFARMHGANIEARSANREAETETEFRVLWPRVFPQ is encoded by the coding sequence ATGGAATCGGGTGGCGACAACAGGACCAGCGAGACGCTGACCCCGGATGCACGGCATTTGGCGGCGCTGATGCAGTTCAGCGCCGCCGCCGGCCACGAGATCAACAATCCTCTGGCTGTCATTCTTGGCCGTGTTTATCTCCTGTTGAAAGACGAAGCCGATCCCGTCCGTCGTCAGTCGCTGGAAACGATCGCCGGACAGGCCGGACGTATCCGGGATATGATCGGCGACGTCATGCTCTTCGCCGATCCGCCTCCGCCGGATCCCGTTGAACTTGACGCGACACAAATTGTCCGCGAAGTGATGGATCGGCAGCAGAAAATCGCCCGGCAGCAATACGGCCGCACGCCCGAGATCGAACTCAAAGCCGACAAATCGATCTCAGTTCATGCGGATCGCGATCAGTTCGCGACCGTCGTGGGGGAGTTGCTGAGAAATGCTTTGCATCCCACTGTTGAAGCTGATCACATCACCGTGCATCTCACTGCTGACGAGGAATCGCTGCATTTGCAGATTTCTGACAACGGCCGCGGAATGTCGGAGGAAGAGCGTCAGCATCTTTTTGACCCGTTCTACTCAGGCCGCCAGGCTGGCCGCGGACTGGGCTTTGGGCTCTCGAAAGCGTGGCAGTTTGCCCGTATGCACGGCGCCAACATCGAAGCTCGCTCTGCAAACCGCGAGGCGGAGACGGAAACCGAATTCCGCGTTCTCTGGCCACGCGTGTTCCCGCAGTAG
- a CDS encoding Spy/CpxP family protein refolding chaperone, whose translation MFKKCSAVVPVCLAACLLASTAISQTMPARPDEGTRRSGNRLPNHYGKLGLSDEQREKIYSIQSDYRSKIQSLLQELEDLRDEQSLQIQSVLTETQRVELNKHLEEARQRRQTASNNR comes from the coding sequence ATGTTCAAAAAATGCTCTGCTGTTGTCCCCGTCTGTCTCGCTGCCTGCCTGCTAGCTTCGACTGCCATCTCCCAGACGATGCCCGCCAGGCCCGACGAAGGAACCCGTCGGAGTGGTAACCGTCTGCCGAATCACTACGGCAAGCTCGGCTTGAGCGATGAGCAGCGGGAGAAGATCTATTCGATCCAGTCCGACTATCGCTCGAAGATTCAGTCCCTGTTGCAGGAACTCGAAGATCTTCGCGACGAACAGAGCCTGCAGATTCAGTCAGTACTCACGGAGACGCAGCGGGTGGAACTGAACAAGCATCTCGAAGAAGCCCGCCAGCGACGGCAGACGGCGTCGAATAACCGCTGA
- a CDS encoding glucuronate isomerase, whose amino-acid sequence MSESLVQRLFDELEALPLIDPHTHINPHAAASKNLADIMGYHYYTELAHSAGLAKEKIEEPGISPKEKVGRLIPKLSTIENTAQYSWLLEICQEFFGFKEDRITVDNWEKLYDQADQVLGQSDWEQQVLKKSGLEQVYLTNDFDDALTGFDTNLYVPCLRTDDLVFHLGKSEVRERLAKATDRELGTIEDVQAAIRDLFTHFTKNGARACAISLPPDFSPTLVSANTVAASWLRLGNGEKLSDCESRELSQFIFWQLAENCSVFNLPFDLMIGVNRRVYEDGVFQGQDLYDKRTSLIQYRQLFNSFPRVKFPISVLTTTSNQELVSYAWIFPNVIANGHWWYSNTPPYIESDCRTRLTAIPQTKYVGYYSDMYKLEFALPKFRMYRRILARVLAQDFVQDRGWSESRALDLGKLVLRGNVESIFGG is encoded by the coding sequence ATGAGTGAATCCCTGGTCCAGAGACTGTTCGACGAACTCGAAGCCCTTCCGCTGATTGATCCCCATACGCACATCAATCCCCACGCGGCTGCTTCGAAGAACCTCGCCGACATCATGGGATATCACTACTACACGGAACTGGCTCACTCGGCTGGACTGGCGAAAGAGAAGATCGAAGAGCCCGGCATCTCCCCGAAGGAGAAAGTCGGCCGACTTATCCCCAAGCTGAGCACGATCGAGAACACCGCTCAGTACTCGTGGCTGCTCGAGATTTGTCAGGAATTCTTCGGCTTCAAAGAGGACCGGATCACCGTCGATAACTGGGAGAAGCTCTACGATCAGGCCGACCAGGTGCTCGGCCAGTCCGACTGGGAGCAACAGGTGCTCAAGAAGTCTGGCCTGGAACAGGTTTACCTGACCAACGACTTCGACGATGCTCTGACCGGGTTCGATACCAATCTCTATGTTCCCTGCCTGCGAACCGACGATCTCGTGTTCCACCTTGGCAAATCCGAAGTTCGCGAACGACTGGCCAAGGCGACCGATCGGGAACTGGGAACGATCGAAGACGTTCAGGCGGCCATTCGCGATCTGTTCACTCACTTCACGAAAAACGGGGCTCGGGCCTGTGCCATTTCGCTGCCGCCAGACTTCTCGCCCACACTGGTTTCAGCGAACACCGTCGCCGCGTCCTGGCTGCGCCTCGGCAACGGCGAAAAGCTGAGTGACTGCGAGAGCCGGGAACTGAGCCAGTTCATCTTCTGGCAACTGGCCGAGAACTGCTCCGTGTTCAACCTGCCGTTCGACCTGATGATTGGCGTGAACCGTCGTGTCTACGAAGATGGCGTTTTCCAGGGACAGGACCTGTACGACAAGCGGACTTCGCTGATTCAGTATCGTCAGCTGTTCAACAGCTTTCCGCGGGTCAAGTTCCCGATCTCGGTGCTGACGACGACCAGTAATCAGGAACTGGTCAGTTACGCCTGGATCTTCCCGAACGTGATCGCCAACGGTCACTGGTGGTACTCAAATACGCCGCCGTACATCGAATCCGATTGCCGGACTCGCCTGACAGCCATTCCGCAGACCAAATATGTCGGCTACTACAGCGATATGTACAAGCTGGAGTTCGCCTTGCCCAAGTTTCGGATGTACCGCCGCATTCTCGCCAGGGTGCTCGCACAGGACTTCGTTCAGGATCGGGGTTGGTCGGAGAGCCGGGCTCTCGATCTCGGCAAACTGGTGCTTCGCGGAAATGTCGAGTCAATTTTCGGAGGCTGA